Proteins encoded together in one Miscanthus floridulus cultivar M001 chromosome 16, ASM1932011v1, whole genome shotgun sequence window:
- the LOC136510732 gene encoding uncharacterized protein: MNEQVERANSMVLQGLKPRIFIRFNKFSRQWVVELLMVLWSLRTTSSQAIGYTPFFMVYGSKAILLTNLDYGAPRIRAYDEQGAEASLKDAMDQLDEAHDITLLRSAKYQQALHWYHNR, from the coding sequence atgaatgagcaggtcgagcgtgcaaacagcatggtcctacaaggcctcaagcctaggatcttcatcCGGTTCAACAAATTTAGTAGACAATGGGTCGTAGAGCTTCtcatggtgctctggagcctgaggacaacctcCAGCCAGGCCATCGGTTACACACCatttttcatggtctacggttccaaggctatcctcctgaccaaccttgactatggagctcCAAGGATCAGGgcgtatgatgaacagggagctgaggcgtccctcaaggatgccatggaccagctagatgaagcacacgacatcaccctcctccgctcagccaagtaccagcaagcattgcactGGTACCACAATCGTTGA